A single genomic interval of Pochonia chlamydosporia 170 chromosome 7, whole genome shotgun sequence harbors:
- a CDS encoding acyl-CoA dehydrogenase family protein (similar to Neosartorya fischeri NRRL 181 XP_001258212.1), whose product MAPPAKTFTREEVREHTTEDSLWCIIDSIVYDLSEFIMAHPGGESVLQQVAGQDATTAFYNLHRQEVLTKYADLAIGTIKDEKPQVIVPKPGDLSPVPYAEPLWLVEHFKNPYYNDSHRRLQKALREFTDKHLIPEAQECESTGRAISQDMIDLMSKKGILHMRLGPGKHLHGVNLMDGAVKGEEFDYFHDMIVAQEFARTMTRGFQDGNMAGMTIGLTAVLNFAKNEAWKKNIADQVFSGKKKLCLAITEAFAGSDVAGLRTTAQKTPDGKHYIVNGTKKWITNGTFCDYFVTGVRTDKGLSVVLIERGEGVETKPIKTSYSPTAGTSYVTFDNVKVPVENLLGEENKGIHVILSNFNHERWTMVCGSIRNSRMIVEECLKWANQRLVFGKRLIDQPVIRQKLAKMIALVEANHSWMETITYQMCNMPYKLQAQHLAGPIGLLKMSTTRAAHEIADEAVQIWGGRGLTQTGMGKHIEMFHRTYKFDSILGGAEEILGDLGVRQAVKNFPKAML is encoded by the exons ATGGCGCCACCAGCTAAAACCTTCACTCGTGAAGAGGTGCGAGAGCACACCACCGAGGATTCGTTATGGTGCATCATTGACAGCATCGTTTATGATCTCAGCGAGTTCATCATGGCCCACCCTGGAGGCGAGAGCGTCCTGCAGCAGGTCGCTGGCCAGGATGCCACAACCGCCTTCTACAACCTCCACCGTCAAGAAGTCTTGACCAAGTATGCCGACCTTGCAATTGGTACtatcaaggacgagaagcCCCAGGTTATTGTCCCCAAGCCCGGTGACCTCAGTCCTGTTCCCTATGCCGAACCGCTCTGGTTGGTCGAACACTTCAAGAATCCATACTACAATGACTCTCACCGTCGCCTGCAGAAAGCTCTGCGTGAGTTCACTGACAAGCACCTGATTCCTGAGGCACAGGAATGTGAGTCCACTGGGCGTGCTATCAGTCAGGATATGATCGATCTCATGAGCAAGAAGGGAATCCTCCACATGAGACTCGGCCCTGGTAAGCATCTGCACGGCGTCAACTTGATGGACGGCGCGGTCAAGGGAGAGGAATTCGACTACTTCCACGACATGATCGTTGCTCAAGAGTTTGCCAGAACCATGACCCGTGGCTTCCAGGACGGCAACATGGCTGGTATGACTATTGGTCTGACTGCCGTGCTCAACTTCGCCAAGAATGAGGCGTGGAAGAAGAACATTGCCGACCAAGTCTTTagcggcaagaagaagctctgCTTGGCTATCACAGAAGCCTTTGCTGGTTCTGATGTTGCTGGTCTCAGAACAACTGCTCAAAAGACACCTGATGGCAAGCACTAT ATTGTCAATGGCACAAAGAAGTGGATCACCAACGGTACCTTCTGCGATTACTTCGTTACCGGCGTTCGTACGGACAAGGGTCTCAGCGTGGTCCTGATTGAGAGAGGTGAGGGTGTTGAAACCAAGCCCATCAAGACGTCGTACTCTCCGACCGCCGGAACCAGCTACGTCACCTTTGATAACGTCAAGGTCCCCGTCGAGAACCTCTTGGGTGAGGAAAACAAGGGCATCCACGTCATTCTCAGTAACTTCAACCACGAGCGGTGGACCATGGTTT GTGGCTCTATCCGAAACTCCCGCATGATTGTCGAAGAGTGTCTCAAGTGGGCCAACCAGCGTCTCGTCTTCGGCAAGCGTCTCATTGACCAACCCGTCATCCGTCAGAA GCTCGCCAAAATGATTGCCCTTGTCGAAGCCAACCACTCATGGATGGAGACAATCACCTACCAAATGTGCAACATGCCATACAAGCTGCAAGCCCAACATCTCGCCGGCCCCATCGGTCTCCTCAAGATGAGCACCACTCGTGCCGCTCATGAAATCGCCGACGAAGCTGTCCAGATCTGGGGTGGCCGTGGCCTAACACAGACTGGCATGGGCAAACACATCGAAATGTTCCATCGAACCTATAAATTTGATTCTATACTGGGTGGGGCCGAAGAGATTTTAGGCGATTTAGGCGTCAGACAGGCTGTAAAGAACTTCCCCAAGGCCATGCTATAG
- a CDS encoding cellular nucleic acid-binding protein (similar to Beauveria bassiana ARSEF 2860 XP_008601774.1) → MDFTPNTGATRGACYSCGNTGHQARDCPSKGPAKCYNCGGEGHMSRDCTEPMKENKSCYKCGQPGHLSRECPLGGAGGPGGQSTECYKCGEIGHIARNCSKAGGSYGGSFGGGYGGGGGAGKTCYSCGGYGHMSRECVNGMKCYNCGESGHYSRDCPKESTGGEKICYKCQQAGHVQSACPN, encoded by the exons ATGGATTTCACTCCTAATACCGGTGCTACTCGCGGAGCCTGCTACTCTT GTGGCAATACTGGACACCAG GCCCGCGACTGCCCTTCCAAAGGCCCTGCTAAGTG CTACAACTGCGGAG GCGAGGGACACATGA GCCGCGACTGCACTGAACCCATGAAGGAGAACAAGTCATGCTACAAGTGTGGACAACCCGGCCACCTTTCTCGTGAGTGCCctcttggtggtgctggcggcCCCGGTGGCCAGTCCACGGAATGCTACAAG TGCGGTGAAATTGGCCACATTGCCCGCAACTGCTCCAAGGCCGGTGGTTCTTACGGCGGCTCCTTTGGCGGCGGctatggcggcggcggcggtgctgGCAAGACTTGCTACTCTTGCGGCGGTTACGGCCACATGTCCC GGGAGTGCGTCAATGGCATGAAGTGCTACAACTGCGGCGAGTCTGGCCACTACTCTCGTGACTGCCCCAAGGAATCGACTGGTGGCGAGAAGATCTGCTACAAGTGCCAGCAGGCCGGACACGTCCAGTCTGCTTGCCCTAACTAG